The following proteins come from a genomic window of Myroides odoratus DSM 2801:
- the thiS gene encoding sulfur carrier protein ThiS, with protein MELHINNQKFHFEQLQISIQTMLDLHGTTQQKGIAVAVNATVIAKADWSTYLLSEADDILIITATQGG; from the coding sequence ATGGAACTACACATCAACAATCAGAAATTTCACTTTGAACAGTTGCAAATCAGCATTCAGACTATGCTTGATTTACACGGCACAACGCAACAAAAAGGCATTGCTGTTGCAGTGAATGCTACGGTTATTGCCAAAGCGGACTGGAGTACGTATCTCTTATCCGAGGCAGATGATATTTTAATTATCACGGCAACCCAAGGCGGTTGA
- a CDS encoding hydroxymethylpyrimidine/phosphomethylpyrimidine kinase, translating to MLQTRPIALSIAGFDPSGGAGLLADIKTFESHQVYGLGILTANTIQTEDAFVAIRWEKRAYILQQLEVILQRYQPQVVKIGIVESGEELLHYLQVIKQHIPQAYIIWDPVLRSSTHFDFTPGIGSQTLEAILLHLDLITPNYFELDQLIPIGATPLEKAQSLSATCAVLLKGGHHPETKAVDYLLTADEPYSFYPQQVYPSTKHGTGCILSSAIASQLALGNSLYEAVQKSKQYVEKILASNSTLLAYHV from the coding sequence ATGTTACAAACAAGACCAATTGCTCTTTCGATAGCAGGGTTTGATCCCTCAGGAGGAGCTGGATTACTAGCCGATATCAAAACATTCGAAAGCCATCAAGTGTATGGTTTAGGCATTCTCACGGCCAATACGATTCAAACAGAAGATGCATTTGTAGCTATTCGCTGGGAAAAACGCGCCTATATACTTCAACAACTCGAGGTTATCTTACAACGTTATCAACCGCAAGTCGTAAAAATAGGCATTGTAGAATCCGGAGAGGAACTTTTACACTACCTTCAGGTAATCAAACAGCATATCCCCCAAGCGTATATTATTTGGGATCCCGTCTTGCGCTCGAGTACTCATTTTGATTTTACACCAGGTATTGGAAGTCAAACGTTGGAAGCTATACTGCTTCATCTGGATTTAATCACCCCTAACTACTTTGAACTAGACCAGCTGATTCCAATAGGGGCAACTCCACTAGAAAAGGCACAATCGCTCTCTGCTACTTGTGCTGTTTTACTCAAAGGGGGGCATCATCCAGAAACTAAAGCCGTCGATTACCTCTTAACTGCTGATGAACCATATTCGTTTTATCCTCAACAGGTGTATCCCTCAACCAAACACGGTACGGGTTGTATTTTATCTTCCGCTATTGCGAGTCAGCTCGCTTTAGGGAATTCGCTCTATGAAGCGGTACAAAAATCAAAACAATACGTCGAAAAAATTTTGGCGTCCAATTCAACTTTATTAGCTTATCATGTTTAA
- a CDS encoding thiamine phosphate synthase, producing the protein MVVITPPYHHPKEISLANTMLERGLPLLHIRKPDFTFEQLQQWVENISYQHHDKLVIHIPSLVINNYPKVFKQYVQLINSLRAQYAHLSTDNCSFVNNYAQKLPYLSTSVHNSTECEKLSTRHQRVFLSPVFDSISKIAYQPTLHWPSFLADWKYPWIQTVALGGITPDHLATVRNMGFDDFAVLGAIWQAADPLKIFDLCYKQDQLLFR; encoded by the coding sequence ATGGTGGTCATTACACCTCCATATCATCATCCAAAAGAAATAAGCCTCGCCAATACCATGTTGGAAAGAGGCTTACCTCTTTTGCATATTAGAAAGCCTGATTTCACTTTTGAACAGCTCCAACAATGGGTTGAAAACATCAGTTATCAACATCATGACAAGCTAGTTATTCACATCCCAAGCCTTGTTATCAACAATTATCCTAAAGTTTTTAAACAATATGTCCAACTTATCAACAGCCTAAGGGCACAATATGCCCACTTATCAACAGATAATTGTTCATTTGTTAATAACTATGCACAGAAACTGCCCTATTTGTCAACAAGTGTTCATAACTCTACCGAATGCGAGAAGTTATCAACAAGGCATCAACGCGTTTTTCTCAGTCCTGTTTTCGACAGCATTTCTAAAATAGCGTATCAACCGACCCTACACTGGCCTTCTTTTTTAGCTGATTGGAAATACCCTTGGATTCAGACTGTTGCTTTGGGAGGAATCACTCCTGATCATCTGGCAACCGTTCGCAATATGGGATTTGATGATTTTGCAGTTCTCGGTGCAATATGGCAAGCAGCAGACCCCCTTAAAATTTTTGATTTATGTTACAAACAAGACCAATTGCTCTTTCGATAG
- a CDS encoding thiazole synthase, whose protein sequence is MTPFQLGDKTFHSRLFLGTGKYGSNAVMEAATLASETEFITVALKRLDLKQDNNPLLAHLNHPHLHLLPNTSGARNAKEAILAAQLAREALETNWVKVEIHPDPKYLLPDPIETLLATEELAKQGFYVLPYIHADPVLCKRLEEVGTTAVMPLGAPIGTNKGLKTLDFLEIIIENSRVPVIVDAGIGAPSDAAKAMELGADAVLVNTAIAVAGDPVAMAKAFQQAVQAGRMAYEAQLGAIQNHAHASSPLTSFLYQ, encoded by the coding sequence ATGACCCCATTTCAACTAGGAGATAAAACCTTCCACTCTCGATTATTTTTAGGCACTGGCAAATACGGATCTAATGCTGTCATGGAAGCAGCTACTTTAGCCAGTGAAACTGAATTTATCACGGTTGCTTTAAAACGATTGGATTTAAAACAGGACAACAATCCTTTACTAGCCCATTTAAACCATCCGCATTTGCACTTACTTCCCAATACCTCAGGAGCTAGAAATGCGAAAGAAGCGATCTTGGCGGCTCAACTAGCCCGCGAAGCTTTAGAAACAAATTGGGTAAAAGTCGAAATTCATCCTGATCCAAAATACTTGTTACCTGATCCCATTGAAACCTTACTAGCGACAGAAGAACTAGCCAAGCAAGGTTTTTATGTGTTGCCTTATATTCACGCAGATCCAGTCCTGTGCAAACGATTAGAAGAAGTTGGAACAACAGCTGTCATGCCTTTAGGAGCTCCTATTGGCACCAATAAAGGGTTGAAAACCTTGGATTTCTTGGAAATCATTATTGAAAACAGTCGCGTTCCCGTTATTGTGGATGCCGGAATTGGCGCACCTTCTGATGCTGCTAAAGCTATGGAACTTGGTGCAGATGCTGTATTAGTCAATACCGCCATTGCCGTTGCAGGTGATCCAGTTGCCATGGCTAAAGCTTTTCAGCAAGCAGTTCAAGCAGGAAGAATGGCGTACGAAGCTCAATTGGGTGCAATTCAAAACCACGCCCATGCCTCTAGTCCCTTAACCTCATTTTTATACCAATAA
- a CDS encoding DUF3127 domain-containing protein: protein MEVIGRIKVIGQPQDISSSFRKREVVVTTEEQYPQDILIEFTQDRVNLLDTFQVGEPVKVSINLRGREWTSPQGEVRYFNTIQGWRIERNMPAQGMGQPMQNQYAQQPNMGQPVQQAGGFNQNYQGNQGTPNQFAQQAPQAPQTPQFPPAPSFTEEDHDDLPF, encoded by the coding sequence ATGGAAGTAATAGGAAGAATTAAGGTGATTGGGCAGCCACAAGATATTAGCTCAAGCTTCAGAAAAAGAGAAGTTGTGGTTACTACTGAAGAACAATATCCACAAGATATTTTAATTGAGTTTACACAAGATAGAGTGAACTTACTTGATACTTTTCAAGTAGGAGAACCAGTAAAAGTATCGATTAATTTAAGAGGAAGAGAGTGGACATCTCCACAAGGTGAAGTTAGATATTTCAATACAATTCAAGGTTGGAGAATTGAAAGAAACATGCCTGCACAAGGAATGGGACAGCCAATGCAAAACCAATATGCACAACAACCTAATATGGGGCAGCCTGTACAACAAGCAGGAGGGTTCAACCAAAATTACCAAGGTAATCAAGGGACACCAAATCAGTTTGCACAACAAGCACCGCAAGCGCCTCAAACTCCACAATTCCCTCCAGCACCGTCATTCACGGAGGAGGATCATGATGATTTACCATTTTAA
- a CDS encoding HesA/MoeB/ThiF family protein translates to MNRYGPIGIRAMLISHSNPMLEVHDFLRYSRPMNLTEVGTTGQLKIKNARVLVLGAGGLGSPILTYLAASGIGHLGVVDFDRVEIHNLHRQILFTAHDIGQYKVDVAAKRIAQLNPHIHFHMHREKVTADNVEALFTAYDYIVDGTDNFTTRYLVNDACVSLNKPLIYGSILGFQGQLAVFQHRNSKNLRDIFPEAPDPKDIPNCSLHGVLGTFPGIIGTMMAQETLKVILDANPLHNQLVLIDTLNWKIQTLAF, encoded by the coding sequence ATGAACCGATATGGACCGATTGGAATCAGAGCTATGCTAATTTCTCATTCTAATCCTATGCTAGAAGTTCACGATTTTTTACGTTACAGCCGTCCAATGAATTTAACTGAAGTTGGAACTACAGGTCAATTAAAAATTAAAAATGCACGTGTACTAGTCCTTGGCGCTGGTGGACTAGGATCTCCTATTCTCACCTATTTGGCAGCCTCTGGAATAGGGCATTTGGGAGTAGTTGATTTTGATCGTGTGGAAATACACAATTTGCATCGGCAAATTCTATTTACAGCACATGATATTGGGCAATATAAAGTAGATGTTGCGGCCAAACGCATTGCTCAACTGAATCCTCATATCCACTTTCATATGCATAGAGAAAAGGTAACCGCTGACAATGTCGAAGCTCTTTTTACTGCCTATGATTATATCGTAGATGGCACAGACAATTTCACCACGCGTTATTTGGTTAACGATGCTTGTGTTTCATTAAACAAACCTTTGATTTATGGTTCCATATTGGGGTTTCAAGGACAATTAGCCGTCTTCCAACACCGGAATTCTAAAAATTTACGGGATATATTTCCTGAGGCTCCCGATCCGAAAGACATTCCCAATTGCAGCTTACACGGTGTATTGGGTACTTTTCCAGGCATTATTGGGACAATGATGGCCCAAGAGACACTCAAGGTTATTTTAGATGCAAATCCCTTACACAATCAATTGGTACTAATTGACACCTTAAATTGGAAAATCCAAACGTTAGCTTTTTAA
- a CDS encoding sensor histidine kinase — protein MKIQREIIRWTLIATAFVVLLLILWNTYSFFQTYKEEERIKMEIWSTASNTLNEANPHDTNLELPLLILTNNTTIPIIQTNDRDSILAMVNVPLKVQESEAEALIFLRKLKNENTPIEVEVGKQKQYLYYGNSSLLLKLKYYPLALILIFVFFTVLIIIFYRSNKIAAQNRLWTGMAKETAHQIGTPLSSLLGWIELMKLEELNPMIIEEIEKDVKRLQTIADRFSKIGSKPQLTPVDIIAETYKTYAYFQQRSSKQISFHFSAPEREIKVLLNPELHSWTIENLIKNAIDATKGKGQIELVISATNQFVHLFLTDTGGGIPKNKFEKIFEPGYTSKKRGWGLGLSLSRRIVEEYQNGKIRVHHSELGKGTTFVITYKMV, from the coding sequence TTGAAAATACAAAGAGAAATTATTCGCTGGACACTTATTGCAACTGCATTTGTCGTTTTGTTGCTTATACTTTGGAATACGTATTCTTTTTTTCAGACGTATAAAGAAGAAGAACGCATCAAAATGGAAATTTGGTCCACGGCATCTAATACCTTAAATGAAGCGAATCCTCATGATACTAATCTTGAGCTTCCTTTGTTAATTCTGACCAACAATACTACAATTCCCATTATTCAAACCAATGATCGAGATAGCATATTAGCTATGGTCAATGTACCACTCAAGGTTCAAGAAAGTGAAGCAGAAGCGCTGATTTTCTTGCGCAAACTCAAGAATGAAAATACACCTATTGAAGTAGAGGTGGGCAAACAAAAGCAGTATTTATATTATGGAAATTCCTCTTTATTATTAAAACTGAAATACTATCCTTTAGCCTTAATTTTAATTTTTGTCTTTTTTACTGTTTTGATTATCATTTTCTATCGCAGTAATAAGATTGCCGCTCAGAATCGTTTATGGACAGGTATGGCCAAGGAAACAGCCCATCAAATAGGCACGCCTTTATCCTCGTTGTTGGGGTGGATTGAATTAATGAAGTTAGAGGAGCTGAATCCGATGATTATTGAGGAAATAGAAAAAGATGTCAAGCGTCTGCAAACCATTGCGGATCGATTTTCCAAAATTGGTTCCAAACCACAATTAACGCCAGTAGATATCATTGCGGAAACGTATAAGACATATGCGTATTTTCAACAGCGATCTTCTAAACAGATTTCCTTTCATTTTTCAGCACCAGAACGAGAAATTAAAGTTTTACTCAATCCGGAATTACACAGCTGGACCATTGAGAATTTAATTAAAAATGCCATTGATGCGACCAAAGGGAAAGGACAAATCGAACTTGTTATTTCAGCGACAAATCAGTTTGTTCATCTCTTTCTTACTGATACAGGAGGAGGAATTCCGAAAAATAAATTTGAAAAAATATTTGAGCCAGGGTATACTTCCAAAAAACGCGGCTGGGGACTTGGGCTTTCTCTTTCGCGTAGAATTGTAGAGGAATACCAAAATGGAAAAATTAGAGTTCACCATTCTGAACTAGGTAAAGGAACAACATTTGTTATTACGTATAAGATGGTGTAA
- the thiH gene encoding 2-iminoacetate synthase ThiH produces the protein MTFYDVYTQYSWDEIRQQLNATTPEQVVQSLGKSKRNLTDFLHLISPAARPFLEPMAQLSQQLTHKRFGKTIQLYTPMYLSNECHNICTYCGFSIDNNIRRKTLTPIEIEQEINLLKGQGYDHILLVTGEANHTVNLRYFEQAIKQIRTSFSTLSIEVQPLEQNEYEVLAQLGVYAVLVYQETYHEAVYKQYHPKGKKSNFRYRLETPDRIGQAGIHKIGLGVLLGLEDWRVDSFFTALHLDYLQKTYWKTKYSISFPRLRPAEGNVEPNFVMEDIDLLQLMFAYRIWNEDIELSISTRESEWFRDHVIGLGVTSMSAGSKTNPGGYSVDQGSLAQFETCDQRSTAAIYQLIQSKGYEPIWTDWNQSYANFSF, from the coding sequence ATGACGTTTTACGATGTTTACACCCAGTATTCCTGGGATGAAATTCGCCAACAGCTCAACGCCACAACACCAGAACAAGTGGTTCAAAGCCTAGGTAAATCAAAGCGAAATCTAACTGATTTCCTTCACCTGATTTCGCCTGCAGCTCGTCCTTTTCTAGAGCCAATGGCTCAACTCAGCCAACAGCTGACACATAAGCGTTTTGGCAAGACCATTCAGCTCTATACTCCCATGTATTTGAGCAATGAGTGTCACAATATTTGTACGTATTGTGGATTTAGTATTGATAACAACATCCGCAGGAAAACCTTAACCCCTATCGAAATAGAACAAGAAATTAACTTACTTAAGGGTCAAGGATATGATCATATTTTATTGGTTACGGGTGAAGCCAATCACACCGTTAACCTTCGTTATTTTGAACAAGCGATCAAACAGATTCGCACTTCCTTTTCAACGCTTTCGATTGAAGTACAACCGCTAGAGCAAAACGAATATGAAGTCTTAGCTCAACTGGGGGTATATGCCGTATTAGTCTATCAAGAAACCTATCACGAAGCAGTCTATAAACAGTATCATCCCAAAGGTAAAAAATCCAATTTCCGCTATCGCTTGGAAACACCTGACCGCATTGGCCAAGCAGGCATCCACAAAATAGGATTAGGTGTATTATTAGGGCTAGAAGATTGGCGTGTGGATAGTTTTTTTACCGCTTTACACCTCGATTACCTTCAAAAAACCTATTGGAAAACCAAGTATTCTATTTCCTTTCCTCGATTGCGACCTGCGGAAGGCAATGTAGAACCTAATTTTGTCATGGAGGATATTGATTTACTTCAACTGATGTTTGCCTATCGCATCTGGAATGAAGATATTGAGCTCTCTATCTCTACGCGCGAAAGTGAATGGTTTCGCGATCACGTAATTGGATTGGGAGTTACTTCCATGAGTGCGGGATCCAAAACAAATCCAGGGGGATACAGTGTTGATCAAGGTTCACTCGCGCAATTTGAAACGTGCGACCAGCGATCAACAGCCGCCATTTATCAACTGATTCAATCCAAAGGTTATGAACCGATATGGACCGATTGGAATCAGAGCTATGCTAATTTCTCATTCTAA
- the thiC gene encoding phosphomethylpyrimidine synthase ThiC, protein MEQHEKISQTPFPNSKKVHVAGTLFPIRVAMREITLSDTKLSQGALEKNPPVTVYDTSGAYTDEQFDINIKKGLPRLRESWILDRQDVEILDTLTSAYGQQRAEDPKLAHLRFEFTHKPKVAKSGQNVTQLHYAKQGIITPEMEYVAIRENQRLEQLDAVSPALKQQHPGNSFGANTPKNYITPEFVRDEIAAGRAIIPNNINHPESEPMIIGRNFLVKINANIGNSAVTSTIEEEVEKAVWACRWGADTIMDLSTGKNIHETREWIIRNSPVPIGTVPIYQALEKVKGIAEDLTWEIFRDTLIEQAEQGVSYFTIHAGVLLRYIHLTAQRVTGIVSRGGSIMAKWCLFHHQENFLYTHFEEICEIMKRYDIAFSLGDGLRPGSIADANDAAQFAELETLGELTKIAWKHDVQVMIEGPGHVPMHLIKENMEKQLRDCGEAPFYTLGPLTTDIAPGYDHITSAIGAAMIGWYGTAMLCYVTPKEHLGLPNKKDVKDGVITYKLAAHAADLAKGHPGAQYRDNALSKARFEFRWEDQFNLSLDPDTAREFHDETLPADAAKVAHFCSMCGPKFCSMKISQEIRDSAEQGMKEMSEEFIKSGKEIYL, encoded by the coding sequence ATGGAACAACACGAAAAGATTTCACAAACCCCTTTTCCCAATTCAAAAAAGGTGCATGTAGCGGGAACACTATTTCCCATTCGCGTAGCGATGCGTGAAATTACCTTAAGCGATACGAAACTCAGTCAAGGGGCACTAGAGAAAAATCCACCAGTCACTGTCTATGATACCTCAGGGGCTTATACTGACGAACAGTTTGATATCAACATCAAAAAAGGGTTACCCCGTTTAAGAGAATCTTGGATTTTAGATCGACAAGATGTTGAAATTCTAGATACGCTTACATCTGCTTATGGACAACAACGAGCTGAAGATCCTAAGTTAGCTCATTTGCGTTTTGAATTTACACATAAACCCAAAGTAGCTAAATCAGGACAAAATGTAACCCAGTTACACTATGCGAAGCAAGGAATTATTACTCCCGAAATGGAATATGTAGCTATTCGTGAAAACCAACGCTTAGAACAACTAGATGCTGTTTCCCCTGCCTTGAAGCAACAGCATCCAGGGAATAGTTTTGGAGCTAATACGCCCAAAAACTATATTACACCTGAATTTGTACGCGATGAAATTGCGGCTGGGCGTGCGATTATTCCCAATAACATCAATCATCCCGAAAGTGAGCCTATGATTATTGGGCGTAACTTCCTTGTAAAAATCAATGCGAATATCGGAAATAGCGCCGTTACCTCAACCATTGAAGAAGAAGTAGAAAAAGCGGTTTGGGCTTGTCGCTGGGGCGCAGATACGATTATGGATTTATCTACGGGAAAAAACATACATGAAACGAGGGAATGGATTATTCGCAATTCACCTGTACCCATTGGAACCGTCCCCATTTATCAAGCTTTAGAAAAAGTAAAAGGAATAGCCGAAGATTTGACTTGGGAGATTTTCAGGGATACGCTCATTGAGCAAGCCGAACAAGGGGTTTCGTATTTTACCATTCACGCAGGTGTACTCTTGCGATACATTCACTTAACGGCCCAACGCGTTACGGGTATTGTTTCACGAGGAGGATCCATCATGGCTAAATGGTGCTTATTCCATCACCAAGAAAACTTTTTATACACGCATTTTGAAGAAATATGCGAGATTATGAAACGCTATGATATCGCTTTTTCTTTAGGCGATGGACTAAGACCTGGTTCTATTGCTGATGCCAATGATGCGGCACAATTTGCGGAATTAGAAACCTTAGGTGAGTTAACTAAAATTGCATGGAAGCACGATGTACAGGTCATGATTGAAGGCCCAGGACATGTACCGATGCACCTCATCAAAGAAAATATGGAAAAGCAGTTACGCGATTGCGGAGAAGCTCCTTTTTACACCTTAGGCCCTTTAACAACGGATATTGCCCCTGGTTATGATCACATCACCTCTGCTATTGGTGCTGCTATGATTGGGTGGTATGGAACAGCCATGTTGTGTTATGTAACGCCAAAGGAGCATTTAGGCTTACCCAATAAAAAAGACGTCAAAGACGGTGTGATTACTTATAAGCTAGCTGCTCATGCAGCAGATTTAGCCAAAGGACATCCAGGCGCACAATACAGAGACAATGCCTTGAGTAAAGCTCGTTTTGAATTCCGTTGGGAAGATCAATTCAACCTGTCTTTGGATCCGGATACCGCTCGAGAGTTTCACGATGAAACCTTACCTGCTGATGCTGCCAAAGTGGCTCACTTCTGTTCGATGTGTGGCCCTAAATTCTGTTCGATGAAAATTTCACAAGAAATTCGAGATTCGGCAGAACAAGGCATGAAAGAAATGTCAGAAGAGTTCATCAAATCTGGAAAAGAAATCTACCTATAG
- a CDS encoding HIT family protein, which translates to MSSIFTKIINGELPAYKIAENDQFLAFLDINPNAKGHTLCIPKQEINKIFDMEEEHYVELMKFSRKIAKALEQAVPCQRIGMSVVGLEVPHVHVHLIPLQTMDDIRFSKKESLSPAEFEEVVKKVQQYL; encoded by the coding sequence ATGAGTTCAATTTTCACTAAAATAATCAATGGAGAACTTCCAGCATACAAAATCGCTGAAAACGATCAGTTTTTAGCCTTTTTAGATATTAATCCCAATGCGAAGGGACATACGTTGTGTATTCCAAAGCAAGAGATTAATAAAATCTTTGACATGGAAGAAGAGCATTATGTAGAATTGATGAAATTCTCAAGAAAAATAGCCAAAGCCTTAGAACAAGCTGTTCCTTGCCAAAGAATTGGAATGTCTGTTGTAGGATTAGAAGTACCACATGTTCACGTGCACTTGATTCCTTTACAAACCATGGATGATATTCGTTTTAGTAAAAAAGAAAGCTTGAGCCCAGCAGAGTTTGAAGAAGTAGTAAAAAAAGTACAACAATACTTATAA
- a CDS encoding flavin reductase family protein — MKTINPKDISTVELQGFLQGSVGPRPIALASTVDADGNPNLSPFSFFNLFSANPPILVFSPSRRVRDNTCKHTLFNVQATMQVVINVVNYDMVQQTSLSSTEYKDGVNEFVKAGFTMIESEEVRPFRVKESPVQFECIVQEVIGLGTEGGAGNLVICEVVKMHIDEAILNEKGGIDQHKIDLVSRMGGNWYSRSNMGMFEVEKPLTTLGLGVDIIPQEAIDSLVFSGNDLGILGNVEHLPTTEEIQAFLVANPEAKEIVASGDVEKKFKQAKKYLEENNVPLAWNMILAK, encoded by the coding sequence ATGAAAACAATAAACCCAAAAGACATTTCAACTGTAGAATTGCAAGGTTTTTTACAAGGGTCTGTAGGACCAAGACCGATTGCTTTAGCGAGTACAGTTGATGCTGATGGAAATCCAAATTTATCCCCTTTTAGCTTTTTTAATCTATTTAGTGCTAATCCACCAATTTTAGTATTCTCTCCTTCAAGACGCGTCCGTGATAATACGTGTAAACATACGTTATTCAATGTACAGGCAACGATGCAGGTGGTCATTAACGTAGTGAATTATGATATGGTTCAACAAACGTCTTTATCAAGTACAGAGTACAAAGATGGAGTAAATGAGTTTGTAAAAGCAGGTTTTACTATGATTGAATCGGAAGAGGTTCGCCCATTCCGCGTAAAAGAAAGCCCTGTTCAATTCGAGTGTATCGTACAAGAAGTGATTGGCCTAGGAACAGAAGGCGGAGCAGGTAATTTAGTAATCTGCGAAGTAGTAAAAATGCACATTGACGAAGCAATCCTCAATGAAAAAGGAGGAATCGATCAACATAAAATTGATTTAGTTTCTCGTATGGGAGGCAATTGGTATAGTCGCTCTAATATGGGGATGTTTGAAGTAGAAAAACCATTGACAACACTTGGATTAGGAGTAGATATTATTCCACAAGAGGCAATTGATAGTTTGGTGTTTTCAGGGAACGATTTAGGAATCTTAGGAAACGTAGAACATTTACCGACAACAGAGGAAATTCAAGCATTTTTAGTAGCAAATCCAGAAGCAAAGGAAATCGTCGCATCAGGTGATGTTGAAAAGAAATTTAAGCAAGCTAAAAAGTATTTAGAGGAAAATAATGTACCTTTGGCTTGGAATATGATTTTAGCAAAGTAA
- the aat gene encoding leucyl/phenylalanyl-tRNA--protein transferase has protein sequence MIAILDPNYLGFPPVETAHESGILAIGGALTADWLRLAYQHGVFPWFEDGEPITWWAPNPRMVVELATFKPSKSMRNILNRALFQVTFNTHFEAVITQCQQVKRQGQNGTWITDEMLAAYCELHQLGYAKSVEVWQEGRLVGGLYGVDIGHGVFCGESMFSLVSNASKVAFHQLIQKLREENYQLLDCQVYNPHLELLGAVEIPRETYMTYLHDKK, from the coding sequence ATGATAGCTATTTTAGATCCCAATTACTTAGGGTTTCCTCCAGTTGAAACAGCACATGAATCCGGAATTTTAGCCATTGGTGGTGCACTTACTGCAGATTGGTTACGCTTGGCCTATCAACACGGTGTATTTCCGTGGTTTGAAGATGGTGAGCCAATCACTTGGTGGGCGCCTAACCCAAGAATGGTTGTTGAGTTAGCCACATTTAAACCTTCAAAAAGCATGCGAAATATCTTGAATAGAGCACTATTTCAAGTGACGTTCAATACGCATTTCGAGGCTGTTATTACTCAGTGCCAACAAGTAAAAAGACAAGGACAAAATGGAACTTGGATTACGGATGAAATGCTGGCCGCTTATTGCGAGTTACATCAGTTAGGCTATGCAAAATCCGTTGAAGTATGGCAAGAAGGACGCTTAGTCGGTGGACTATATGGTGTGGATATAGGACATGGAGTTTTCTGTGGAGAAAGCATGTTCTCTTTGGTATCTAATGCTAGTAAAGTTGCTTTTCATCAGTTGATTCAAAAACTCAGAGAAGAAAACTACCAATTATTAGACTGTCAGGTATATAATCCGCACCTCGAATTATTAGGCGCAGTTGAAATTCCCCGCGAAACTTATATGACCTATTTACACGATAAAAAATAA
- the thiE gene encoding thiamine phosphate synthase, translated as MFNPIQYISQGDTPQEQLYHIESVLDAGQRWIQFRFKDTLTSIRWKTAEQVKLLCDSYQATLLINDDPDLALAIDADGVHLGLQDRSIAEARVLLPHKIIGGTANTLQDVKQRLGESCDYIGLGPLRYTPTKKKLSPLLGFEGYQQLLTALTPEEKQTPIVAIGGITLADVPVLQKIGLSGIAVSSLLHQAQSPQQLIQQLNTYFL; from the coding sequence ATGTTTAATCCCATTCAATATATCAGTCAGGGCGATACCCCGCAAGAACAATTGTACCATATCGAATCCGTTTTAGATGCGGGGCAACGATGGATTCAATTTCGATTTAAAGACACGCTTACCTCTATTCGATGGAAAACTGCAGAGCAAGTGAAACTCCTTTGTGATAGCTATCAAGCAACCTTACTCATTAACGATGATCCTGATTTGGCTCTAGCCATTGATGCCGATGGCGTCCATTTAGGTCTTCAAGATCGATCTATTGCCGAAGCACGGGTCTTACTTCCCCATAAAATAATAGGTGGAACAGCCAATACCCTACAAGACGTGAAACAACGCCTCGGTGAGTCTTGTGATTATATCGGATTAGGTCCTTTGCGCTATACACCGACGAAGAAAAAACTAAGTCCCTTATTGGGATTTGAAGGTTACCAACAACTATTGACGGCACTAACCCCAGAAGAAAAACAAACACCAATTGTAGCCATTGGAGGCATAACCCTAGCCGATGTACCCGTATTACAAAAAATAGGATTATCGGGTATTGCTGTATCGAGTTTACTCCATCAGGCGCAATCCCCTCAACAACTTATACAACAACTAAATACTTATTTCTTATGA